CGCCGAATTCAAGAGAACCGGATGCCAATGATATCACAAGAGCCTGTGATGCATACAATATTCCAATGGCCACAAACGTTGCAACAGCAGAAGCACTGATTCTGGCGCTTGACAGAGGAGATTTAGACTGGCGTGAATTATATAAATAAATTTCTTACAGGTCTGTTATTGTGCTCTTTTATGATTTCAATAACAGGATGTACTCAGACAATGGAATCCTGTTACGTCTCTGATTATGAAGAATCAACATATAATCATTCTCTCTATCAAGAGGAGTTATTTGCGAAAGATCTTTGTGTAACAGCTGGCAATATTTCATTAGAGAATTATCCGGTGGATACTTCTCTTCATGCTGCCGGACTTTTTAATCTGAGTGATCACCAGGTATTATATGCACAAAATTTGTTTACAAAATTATTTCCGGCCAGCACAACAAAAATTTTAACAGCATATGTAGCATTAAAATATGGAAATTTAGATGATATGGTTACTGTCAGCGAAAATGCAATTGCACTTCCAGCTGACGCCAGCGTCTGCAAGCTTCAAGCAGGAGATCAAATTTCACTTCGAGATTTATTATATGGCTTGCTTCTTCAGTCTGGAAATGATGCAGCAATCGCAATCGCTGAGCATATCAGTGGCAGCGTTGAATCTTTTGCATCTTTGATGAATCAAGAGGCAAAAGATTTAGGTGCAACACGTTCTAATTTTGTAAATCCACATGGCCTGGAGGATCCGAATCATTATACGACGGCTTATGATCTTTATTTGATTTTCCAGGCAGACATAGCCAGTCAAACTTTTCGTGATATAATCTCTCAGGCTGCCTATACCTGTAATGTGACAGGTTCTTCTGGTGTGCGCACCCTTACCTGGACGTCAACCAATTATTATGCTCAGGGAAAAGCTGCTGCACCTGCCGGTGTACATGTGATTGGAGGAAAGACCGGCACTACAGATGAAGCGGGATCATGTGTTATTTTATATGAAGAAGCAGATAATGGAAAATCCTATATTTCCATAGTGATGGGAGCGCAAAACAAAGATGTTCTTTATGCGGATACGACGAATTTGCTTCAATATGGCATCATTGGAAATTAACAAAAAAAGCGTTATAACTCAGAGTCTATACTCCCGGTTATAACGCTGTTTCTTTTGAGTGTGCTTAAATGGAACACTGGCTTATGACTTTTTATTCCTGCATGGAACCAATCCGGCCATACAGACTGATCAGATATAAGCCACACAGGCCGACAATGGTATAAATGATCCGGGATAACCAGCTCATATTTCCAAACAGAAAAGCTACAAGATCAAAACGGAAAATTCCGATCAGAAGCCAGTTTACCGCACCGATGATTACCAGTGTCAATGAGGTATTATCAAACCACTTCATGTAAGTTCCTCCTTTAAATTTGGAATTATACTTTTAGTTTTGCCAGGAAAGCTGGAAATATACGGCTTCTGATGTTATACTGGAAAAAATATTTGGAACAGGATGAATGAATTTTGAAACAGAAAAAAATATCTTCAGGAAATATAAAAAAATTTAAAAGCAAACGTGAATTTAATATAGGAATGATATTGTTCGCTCTTGTTTTTCTATACATGATCGTTACGGTGTTCCTTTATTTTACCTCAAAGAAAGTATCGATCTATGAAGTACGGAAAGGCAGTATTGTAAAGGATAATTCCTACACCGGTCTGATCCTTCGCGAAGAAGTTGTCGTTCCGGCAGAAAAAAGCGGATATTTGACGTACTTCATTACAGATGGAAGTAAAGTAAAAAAGGACATGAATCTTCTTACAATTTCCTCTAAAAAGCTTACAACAGAGGCTACCTCATCAGAAGATACATCTATTTCAAGTGGTTCCTGGAATTCTGTACTCTTAAATGTTCAGAATTTCAGTGATAATTTTACATCTTCGGATTTTTCCTCTGTGTATTCCATGAAAACCGAGATCAATACAGAGTTACAAAACGTCAATAATCAGACAATGACCGCGCAGTTGGACCAGATTCTTTCTTCTGGTTCCGGCGGAGATATTCAAGTATACTCTGCACCACAGGATGGTATCATTTCTTCTCATATTGATGGCTTCGAAAAGATCACCATTGATAATTTCAAGACGACAAGTCTTGCAAAAGCAGACTTAAATACAACAGAACATCAGAGTGGAGAGAAAATCACGGCAAAAGATCCGGCCTACAAACTGATCACAAGTGAAGACTGGTCTCTTCTGGTGGAACTCGATAAGAATACCTATAAGTCTTTGAAAGATACTACGTCGATTAAAACCAAGATTGATAAGGACAATGAAACCTTATGGGCGGATCTTTCCTTACTGACAAAGGATGGAAAATATTTTGCCTGTCTGACTTATAATACATCTATGATCCGGTATGTGGATGACAGATATCTGGATGTGGAATTGATCACTGAGGACAAAAGTGGTCTGAAAATCCCCAAAACTTCGGTTGTGGAAAAAGAATATTATGAAGTTCCTTCGGAGTATCTGGAGCAGGGCGGCAACAGCAGTTCACAGGGAGTTCTGGTACAGACTTCATCCAGATCCGGCAATGCAGCGGCAGAATTTCAGGAAGTCGGAACCTGCTATTTCTCGGATTCTAAGGATACCTGTTATATCGATACCTCTCTCTTTAAGGAAGGAACTGTTCTGGTAAAACCGGAATCTCAGGATACTATGACACTGGGCAAGACAAAGAAACTGAAGGGGACCTATAATATCAACAAGGGTTATACCATCTTCAAACGGATTGAGATTCTTTGTGAAAGTGATGAATATTATATCATCAACAGTTCCACGGCTTCAGGGCTTACCAATTATGACCACATTGTGCTGGACGGAAGTTCTGTGAAAGAAAATGAAATAATTTTCCAATAGCAGCGGACACCCGGCAAGATAAAAAAGAAAACCGTTTCGTGAACTGATAAAAAAAGGACAGAAATAAATAAAAAAATAACAGAAAAACGACAGGAGAGGAGCTCGTTAAAAATGGTAGCTGAAAATTTAAAATTAGTAGAAGAGAAGATTCAGGCAGCATGTGACAAAGTCGGACGCAGCAGAGAAGATGTGACATTGATCGCTGTCAGCAAGACAAAACCGGTATCCATGCTTC
This window of the Mediterraneibacter butyricigenes genome carries:
- a CDS encoding D-alanyl-D-alanine carboxypeptidase family protein, with the translated sequence MISITGCTQTMESCYVSDYEESTYNHSLYQEELFAKDLCVTAGNISLENYPVDTSLHAAGLFNLSDHQVLYAQNLFTKLFPASTTKILTAYVALKYGNLDDMVTVSENAIALPADASVCKLQAGDQISLRDLLYGLLLQSGNDAAIAIAEHISGSVESFASLMNQEAKDLGATRSNFVNPHGLEDPNHYTTAYDLYLIFQADIASQTFRDIISQAAYTCNVTGSSGVRTLTWTSTNYYAQGKAAAPAGVHVIGGKTGTTDEAGSCVILYEEADNGKSYISIVMGAQNKDVLYADTTNLLQYGIIGN
- a CDS encoding DUF378 domain-containing protein gives rise to the protein MKWFDNTSLTLVIIGAVNWLLIGIFRFDLVAFLFGNMSWLSRIIYTIVGLCGLYLISLYGRIGSMQE
- a CDS encoding HlyD family efflux transporter periplasmic adaptor subunit, encoding MKQKKISSGNIKKFKSKREFNIGMILFALVFLYMIVTVFLYFTSKKVSIYEVRKGSIVKDNSYTGLILREEVVVPAEKSGYLTYFITDGSKVKKDMNLLTISSKKLTTEATSSEDTSISSGSWNSVLLNVQNFSDNFTSSDFSSVYSMKTEINTELQNVNNQTMTAQLDQILSSGSGGDIQVYSAPQDGIISSHIDGFEKITIDNFKTTSLAKADLNTTEHQSGEKITAKDPAYKLITSEDWSLLVELDKNTYKSLKDTTSIKTKIDKDNETLWADLSLLTKDGKYFACLTYNTSMIRYVDDRYLDVELITEDKSGLKIPKTSVVEKEYYEVPSEYLEQGGNSSSQGVLVQTSSRSGNAAAEFQEVGTCYFSDSKDTCYIDTSLFKEGTVLVKPESQDTMTLGKTKKLKGTYNINKGYTIFKRIEILCESDEYYIINSSTASGLTNYDHIVLDGSSVKENEIIFQ